The stretch of DNA atggactgtttttttttaaacattactgTGTAAAGTTTTATCTCCTGTGTATTCATTTtaggagtatgtatgtatgtatgtataactttatttataaagcgccacaagggtacgcagcgctgtacaatcttacagaaaacaaaattacacacagggaggacaagtgatataataaataaatacaataaatatatatatctatatatatatatatataagtgccatgtggtatgagacacagtaggaaggaggtccctgccccatagagcttacaatctaagtggttgggtaacatacaggcataaaccggaaggtaagagtgcatcaggtaggggcatttgcccttaagcgcaggactaggcaagataatgtcttagtgctccagaaggtaacagctgagctttttcttaaagagagtgggtgagtgttccctacgtagggattcagggatagagttccagaggtaaggagcagcgagatagagaTGTTTAAGACGGgagagcacagtgggtgtggatggtgtaaaaagacggagactctgagaggagcggaggagacgaccaggaacatgtagggagaccagtgaagtaatgtagtgaggagcagaggagtgaagggctttgtgTAGTAGTAATATGTAACCGTACAAGCACTCACTTTGAACTCTTACTGAATAGCTGGATTCAACAAGCTACCTGGGTAAAATTGCACCAAAACAATGTGTTCCAAAATTGTTATTGCTTAATTACAGTACAAAAATggcagccagttttgaccactcccttggtttaaaccacacccacttcaaaccacacccatgttattataAGAGTTTTTTAGACCATTCCctcattaatggtggtagcacacacaaagaaaaaaaacaacacataattggtgctcactgcagtaTCACCCTTCACTCATGTGAAGGAGGTTTGTTATGTCATATTTagccatacccttaaatccatatggctccccctcatctgtggatagcacagcaaataataatattaagggcaggcagagtatggcacacacaagcagcataggacaggcagagtatggcacacacaggaggtatagggcaggaagagtatagcacacgcaggcagcatagagcaggtagagtatggcacacacaggcagcatagggcaggcagagtatggcacacacaggcagcatagggcaggtagagtatgccacacacaggcagagtatggcaaatgcaggcagcatagggcaggcagagtatggcacacacaggcagggtagggcaggcagagtatggcacacaggcagggtagagcagggcaggcagagtaaggcacacacaggcagcatagagcagacagAGAATGACACACTCAGGCAGTTTAGAGTAgggcagcatatatatatatatatttgtataacacAAAGGCAGCagagggcacacacaggcagcattggccAGGAAGAGCAGGGGAGGCAGAGTAGGAAAGGGGACAGGGAAACCTATGATGACTAcacatagtacatagttacatacatagttagatagggttgaaaaaagaccagtgtccatcaagttcaacccatccaagtaaacccagcacacctaacccacacctaccaatctatacactcacatacataaactataaatacaaccactagtactaactgtagatattagtatcacaagtaactgatcatgaccgcTCCAACAGTTACTGTAATATATTCAATGCCGTCACTTCTAAAgtctgcctgaggtgtgaacagctAAACAATGTGTGCGCCTACAGTCTGAGGTCtttcaggtgtgaacaatgcaggggctagttaatctcagtattgataccatttcaATCTTAGACAAAGGTAAGTAGTctcagcagccagacagatggggagTCACACAAGGGGGGGGCATGGGctaccagttggacagcactggtttagatgaTACAGATAAATCATTATTTTGTGCATATTATAGAATAAAGTTTAATAATATTAAATTGATATATTTATCACCAGCATTGTTTCTTTCTAACCTAATTtcctgtttttcttcttttttattagAAGATGTCATGGATCTTATTAATTCTGACATGCCTGTAATGCCCTCGACTTCTTCGACTTTGTTTGCTTGTGAAGAAACTCCTTCTGATATGCTCAGTACTGTAACTGTCTCACATTGTGTGCCCCGTGAGCAATGCCCATCCACATCCTGGGCCTCTCAGCGAGAAAGTCCATATCCAGAATTAAAAATCACAGAGCAACCAAAACAGAGGGGGATGCGCTTCCGTTATCAGTGTGAGGGGAGATCAGCTGGAAGTATACTTGGGACACAAAGCACAGAGCACAATAAGACCCTTCCTGAGATTGAGGTTAGGACATATTACAGACCTGCCACACTGTTTATCTATGTTCATTATCTTGTTGTATGGAGTGATGAATTATTTTAAAGTACCCTTGacggtacaaaaatttcagaCTGCCGAAAGAGCTAGGGAACAGGGATATCAGGCAGCAGGGGGCACAAAGTGTGATATTTTTCAAGGATCTGTGTATCTGTGGTTTGTGCATATACAGGTATTTGAGAAAAGTCACTCTGTAGTGACCAAAACATTGGATTTTGCAtgtaattacaaaaatatatttttgatttaCAGTATTTGCCAAAGacctacatatatacatatatacaggtataggacctgttatccagaatgctctggaccaaaggtattccgtataaggggtctttccataatttggatctccatacctttagtctactaagaaatcaataaaacattaattaaactcaataggattattttacatccaataaggattaattttatcttagttgggatcaagtacaaagtactgttttatttttacagagaaaaaggaaattaattttaaaaatctgaataatttgattaaaatggcatctatgggagacaggcttttcgtaattcggagctttctggatatggggtttgcggataaggtatcccatatccaatatatatataaaaaacaacaagaaaaggcGGCACTCAAGTTTTTTTCAGAAAGTGCAAAAAGGTATATTCAGTTCATAGTAATAAAAACATCTTACATGTAGCCGGCATGTCTGTAGTAATTAAGCGATGTTTCAAGCAAGCcctgtgccctttatcaagctcaaacaaacaaacagtagTGCAGGTGCAATTCTCCAGTAGTCAAATACAGCAAGTGACACAATAGGTGATACCTTGGCAACGGTTATAAACAATCCATTATATCTACCTACACTCCCAGTATGTGTAACCCTTTGTGCAAACAATTTGaacataatatatacattcataaaaaGAGATATAGATCATAgtctttgtttaacccttttggtGCCAAAGACTGTAATTTTTGTATGCACCAAACTTCTCTCTGTTTCAATTTGAGTTCCCGATTCCCTCCATATTTTAGAGGCAGAATCCCTTCCAGGACCATACATATCAATTGGTCTGCTTTATGGCCAGTATCCAACAAATGTTGGGAAACAGGTAATTTGGTGTTTCCCAGATTAATGGAGAATTTATGCACAAACTGGTCACATCAAAAGTAGCCAGTAGTACATCCCCCCTGGTTACTTTTGATGTGACCAGTTTGTACACCTCAGTACCGCACAAGGAGGGCATCCAGGCCTGCACCTGGTTATTGAACAATAGGGCTAATTACACTGAACAgcatctttctttttttgtacaGATGTTGGAGATAATTTTACAATGTAATTACTTTACCTTTAGAGACCAATTCTATTTACAGTTACATGGAACTGCGATGGGTTCAAATGTCGCCCCGTCATATGCCAATGCCTTTATGGCAATGATGGAAGAACTACACATTTATCGCGATGTGGACTTCACAGGCCACTGTGTGGCCTGGTGGAGATATATTGACGATTTCTTTGTGGTATGGCGGGGTGACATGGATTCCTTATCACGGTTCCACGGTAACTTGCAAAAGATATATCCGACGAtatattttacattaacttttgatCGCCAGCAGATTCAGTTTCTGGATGTCCTGATTTATAGGAATCAGGGAGGTGGTATTGATACATCAATATACACCAAACCCACAGATCGCAATCAAATTTTACATTATCGGAGTAATCAACCAATACATACTAAAAGATCAATACCCATTAGTCAATTGTCTAAAGTAGACAGGATTGTAAGTGATGAACATGAGAAAGCAAAACAACAAGGAGTGATGTGTAATAAATTCCGAGAAAGGGGTTATCCACAACATGTTTTGCAACAGGCTATAAAGAAGGTGGGTAGAACTAATAAGAAATGACAAAAAGATGTCATATTTCATGTGTCACGCAGTTTAGTtcctgcagcaaaaatttggggACCATTTTGCCACACCATTGGCACATTTTGCAAAGGGGTTATCCCCAAATTATGGATTTTAAATCACCACCACTCTTATCTTATCGTAAAAGTAAAACGATAGGTAATATGGTCACATCCTCGAGGGTAAAAGCCCAAAGATTGGAGAGACGCACTGATACACACCTGGGTCTGAGAACCCCAGGGATGTATCGATGTTCAGGCTGCACGCAAAGCCATAGTGTGATCAAAGGCAAGGAATTTATACACCCAGGCACAGGTCATAAAGTCCTATTATGGGTGCACCATACTTGTATCTCTAAATATGTAATCTATGTGTTGACTTGTTCCTGTGGACTCATCTATATTTGCGAGACCACTCAAATGGATATGGGCCATAAAGCAAACCAATTGAAAATTATGGTCCTGGATGGGATTCCGCCCCTAAAATATAGAGGGAATCAGGAACTCAAATTGGTGGATACATTTGGTGGATACATAAATTACAGTCTTTGGTgccaaaagggttaaacaaagacTATTAtctatatctttttttatgaatgtatatattatgttCCAATTGTTTGCACAACGGGTTACACATACAGGAAGTGTAGGTAGATATAATGGATTGTTTATAACCGTTGCCAAGGCATCACCTATTGTGTCACTTCCTGTATTTGACTACTTAATTGGAGAATTGCACCTGCACTACTATTGTTtgtttgagcttgataaagggcacagggcttgcccgaaacgttgcttaaccctttcactgccagctgttttggaccaaagtggaacttctactgccagacagtttttgaacattttgcactgtttcactttaggggcctttcctcggggggacttttagtttacccaggaaaacaatatatatatattttttaggacaaactaagctttcaaaatatggtagaattttggtgtaattccaattctgtaacaagatataggcctctaaatgtctaaaaaattttaaaaaatcatatttttcataatataaacacacataccagaaacaaaaattattttatgctcaAAAACACAACTgattggaaagtcccatgtcccctgaacgtgccaataccaaatatatatagttttatggagatttctcacttgtataggttaaaaactcccagcactacactaccaaatttccaaagcactgcttcacaaagctgcatactttagatttccaggccaaaacttccactaacagaaggtttatcccagaaaattacacatttctggaaagaacagattctggggaatccagaataggcacaattgtctgtctactccaaactatcaagtcacaatgcttttcctaaaattataggtttttatcaaaatttgtgaagtttttaaaaaaaatcgcttcaaagcttccagtctatagtatcttatctcctacaggtcataaagtaaccaaataaaacaccctaaatatgaatgccagtcgtccactgaacagtttgatgcccaatatgtataggtttacctaagtatgtggcatgtaggggccccaatgtgaacatacccccatatgatctatcatttctgtcatttcagctcctgcaaaatcaacacatttacatcattatatgtgggataacgctagtaaaaagtacgttcaccccagaaagtcatatatttttggaaagtacacattcccctgaattcaaaatgggtacccatataTACATACTGAGTACCAAAGCAAGCAGCTGTCACATTCATTTTCTCATTATGCAGTCTACATCATATTTGCTAACAAAGACATAACTGAATGTAGGCAAATATTGTGGATATCTGCTGGAACTCCAACAGTGAATAATTCTTCTGCATTTACTCTTGGCTCCATTACATTATGTAGTCTTCATGCCAAACTGTGCAGCACATGCAGTCACCTTgctacagggccagaactaggggtaggcagcagaggcttctgcctagggtgcaatgatgggtGGGTGCcaagcaggtacctcttctgcctatccatAGCCTGTGCTCTTTTGCTTGGCATTGCTCCCCCCACTCACAATGCCGCTGTGCAAGTGGGGGAGAGTGCGGAGGGAAGTTGGCCAGCCgtattgcctagggtgcccagtcgtCCCGGCCTAACTTTGCTTGCTACTGCCCAGTTATCTGAGGGTTTATCATAATTTTCCCCCAGATGCGGGATGAAAGAAAGATGTTATCTAGTCCATTTATTAGATCCAGTCAAAAGAGTTTCCAATAAATTATTAGGAATATAGCTGCCATAGCAAACAGGCCACAGAATTGCCACTCCCATAAATCTCCCATTGGTTCTAATGAAGTTCTCAGACATGGGCTGGATTATCAAAAAAAcatattagttttattattaaacacaTAACCACAATTAAATGTATTTGGTGTGTGTAGATTTTTACATCCTTTTTTGCCCCCTGTTTTGTGCAGATGGTGATGGAGTGCATTTAATTTTATGATTGTAACATTAAATAAGTTCTTTGCACATATAATGTTTAAAGTAAGGAGGCGGATGTGTACTATAGTTATTGTGTTCTCAGGGTGATATTTGCCATATAGGCACTCCCATGCCTAAAGCAGTATCTTTAGGGGGAAGGTCCTTTATGCCTATATGGtaatatggtaaataaaaaaaattgggtgATAAAAAAGTGTTTCTAGCCCACCGCTGGATACATGCAGCTAAATCTGGTGGTGGTGGTTATCTGGATCTGCCAATCATGGACTAAGGGATGGCTGTGCCTAAAAGCAGCACTTGACCTAAATGCGCTGCTGTGGGTCCTTACCTATCTGAACTAATTTGATGTTTGAGCTGAATCAGACTTTTCTATACCTTTTGTTTTATCTTGCACTTATTATTATAAGCAGTTGTGATAATTGAGATGATTTGTACGATAATGCTACTGCTTGAGTTATCAAAATGGATCTTTTATTTAGTTGTTGATACAATGAATCCTTTAAGTGCTAGCATAAAAGTAGCATAAAAGTGCAATCATGTGGATTCAGTGGTTACATGTCTTTCTGGATTGTGTGTTACCGATAAACTTGTGGGAATATGAAAGGACCTTTGTACATAGAAGGTTACATGGTAACATAACTTGTTTGTGGACCACAGGTGTTTGGGGAGAGGACCTTGCTCCTCTTGCTTATCCAATGTTAAAAACACTGCTATATTCATACATATGCAATGGATGGGCTGATGCCTCAGGTATAGTCAGAGATTCTGAGACTTAGGAGGCAGGATATGAGGTAGGAAGCTGAGATGTGAATGAGTGATAATGTGGCACACCACTCCTAGCAATTCAGTGTGATAAAGTGCTAATTTTCAACGAAGGTAATAAAATTACCtctttttaaattataatatCACAAAATCAGTAAGTAAACGGTGCTGTTTCTTATGGGTGTTGTCATCCTGTTTGTAACTGCTTCTTTAACTTTCCCTCTCCCATGGGGTAAAACCCTTTGGAAAGTACCAGATATTCCCAGACCTCACACCCTTCTATTACCTGTTAATAAGCACTCCTTCTCAGTGTCGTGCCTTGTGCTGTTGTCTTGGTTAGGTCATCAACTGTGATGGGCTTGAAAAAATTTGTGTCACTGTGTGTCTTGTCTGGAAAGATCCTCCTCATCGTGTACACCCCCACGGCCTTGTGGGTAAAGACTGCCATGACGGCATCTGTCAAGTCACCCTGCATCCTCAGAATGACGTAGCAAAGCACAGGTTTGTTGTAGTTATATGATATATACGATTGCACAATAGTACAGCAAAACAAGACAAACTTAGTAAATTGTGACAACCCAAATTCCTACATTATACATGGTTACTGCTACTGCCACACCAAAGCAAAGGGATCAAGTGCAGAGCAGGGTACAAAAAACAGCTGCAAGCAAACAACGTTTTTTCCTTACTTGCACTATATCATTttctgaattgctgcaggtctctgtgctccattttggatTACTGAGAACTgcattttttccatgaaaaaaaacactgcctgtgtttggcattGCTGTATTCATAAGAGGCAAACATGCGGAGGCATATCAGCGTACTCCTTTCTGTCCCCTTATGTTCTTGTCATTGAgaagtgcaagttagggagcaccaACGTGTGCAGGCCACAACACAGCCTTGTACTTACTATCTGCCCTACAGGAGAAATCAGACAGGGAACAAACACATACTGCATTCCCCCCACTCCTGCATTTTAAAAGATATGTTAATCCTGTTTCACTtgggggggggtgccaatttgGCAACAttctacttatctttctactcgtGTCCCAGGCATACCCTGTGTGAATTCCTCttcacgcatgtgcagtagagtttaCCCGAGATGTGCAGAATGCCAAGCACCAAGGGACCTAAAAACTGATGTAAGCAGATGAAGGTGTGACGCTCAGTTTTTTTTCcacaggccggtgcagttttctccttacaggagcacttgtctggggaaaaaacttagcaatctattctgtgggggtgcctaacattttggacaCCCCAGTAAAATAGACTTAACATGTTCTTTATGCTTCGGTGCCTACTCACCCCTTTGCTTTGGATGGCAGGCAGTTGGCAGCTGTTGGGAACCAGGCAGGCATGGGGGCCTGAGGGTGCATGCCAAGCCCCACTCAAGGTACACCAGTAGGTCTAAATATTACATGTGTTGACAAGCCACATTAATTTTAGGATCTCTTTGGTAAAATGTTGATGAACATGGtttcatttatgaaaaaaaatattcaaaaaggaTGATATTTAGTTATGCTTTTGAATTAGTTTCAGCAATCTTGGAATTCAGTGTGTGCGAAAAAAGGAAATTGACTCGTCAGTAAATCATCGTCTGAAATTAAATATAGATCCATATAAAGGTGAGCACTTTTAGATTAAAATCAAATACAATGTTGCCATAATGTGGCAACTTCATGGAAACAAAATGCTGATCATGAGCAGGTCTTTCACACAGCCAATACTACATTTCATTTCTATAGTAAGAGagatgggagttatagttcagcaaagTTTAAAAGCTGGATTCATATGATAGGCAAAATTTGGGGCATTGTATGTTGTGGCTCaagtaaacaataataaataaaaaacagtgaTAAATTATTACCTGAGCCAAAATCCTTACATTGCTCATACACTGAGTTCTGGCTCCTTCAGTTAAATTATTTTGCCATTACTAACTGTGTGGAATGAGCTGGGGCAGTTTTGACAGATTGTTGTgtcattcccatcagttcctgtcAGAAAAGACTGAGTAGTAAACAGTGCCCATCAGTTCCTGTCAGAAAAGACTGAGTAATAAACAGTGCCCATCAGTTCCTGTCAGAAAAGACTGAGTAGTAAGCAGTGCGGGGTCACAACTGTCAAGGATCTTGTGATCACTCAGTCCATTGACCAATCGGTAAATTATGTTACTAAATTACACGCAATCATATTTTTGCCACATGGGTTAAGTGATCGGATCCCAGATTGACTTTTATCCTGGAATTATCGGCAATATTTCCCGGTTCCATCTCCTTATGATTTTAGCTAGCTCAGACTGAGCATTATGAGACCTATGTAAAGGTATATGTGCAGCGTCCAGCTCTCTTGGCACTGTACAGGTGAAAATCATGATTACGTTTACAGAATAATCCTCATTATCAGCAACTAGCAGTCAGTTGCAACTGCACCTAAAATCTAAAAGGAAATCTAAAAAACTAAGTGACTGTTTTCCTATTGTTGCTTTTTCATTTAGAACTTTAGTGTTGAGATCCTAACACCTTCTCCATCATTAACAGCTGGGAAATGGCGCCTTCATGAAGAAGTAGATTTGAATGTGGTCAGACTCTGCTTCCAGGCTTCCTGCACTGGGCCAGGGTTTCAGTATGAAATTGCCCCTGTACTTTCTGAGCCAATATATGACAagagtatgtatatttatatattgcttttattCTGCTTCTGCTGTGACCATGAGAAATTTTGTACCTAAGCTGTAATCCATTTAAGCCTGATGCATGTTTCACTTTCTAAAATGCAGCAGCCTGTTCAAAGCTAATAGATCTATGGCCTTTCTGCATTACCTACAGTCCAAGTACATTCAGTTACTGATAGTGTTTCTGCATAAAGCACTGCATCCACTATATCCTTCATTCATCAAGACTTTCCTACATTCTTTATCAAAGACCACAGGGGTAGTCTACGACATACAAGAAAggctgcaaaatgcaaaaatgtgtgcGGTCCACAGTGTTTTTCCACTTGCATAGCACTGCATAGCATCCAGAGAGATAATTGCATGCAACCAGTAACTTTGTTACcagctggttggttgctatgagttactaaaACAGGATAAACTTTTGTGGTTGTTATTATACTGGCCTCAGCGTTAATCCCGTATTGTCTTTTACTCAGTGGCGAACCTTTAAAAccctgggcccccccacaaaaATCTTCATAGGGGCCTGGCACGCACCCTTAGTTCCTCGACACCAGCAAAAACCTACAACCCTACCCTGCACTATGCATTGCATGCCTCCTGCCGCAAACTAACAAGTTGGAATTTTGATGTGGATGGATAACTGCCATACTGCAGCCTTTGCAGTCCCCACTATGACTGTAGCATCCACTGTATGGTAGTTACGCTGCTGCTTGTACTTTCTTTCTATTCTAGCGATATTGCTATTCCTTACCTCAGCTAATATTACACCAAATTTCTAGTTAGTCTGTTATGCAGGACCTTTCCATTCATCCACACCTATAGTTCAATTTATAAATTCCAAATTtctaaatacacttttttttttttttaatattctacaTTGGCCATCCTTTGCCCAGCATTGCAAAGCACTTTATTTCCTCCACTTTACTGTGGCTTTCCCTTATTCATGTGGGTCTTACTGTCatttgttttttgtgttatttccTAGAATCTACAAATACATCAGAGCTGAAGATTTCTCGCATGAACAGAGAATCTGGACGATGCGAAGGGGGTGAAGAGGTGTATATCCTCTGTGATAAGGTTCAGAAAGGTAAGAAGACAGTTGCCAAGTGTACTGTTCAGCATAAGGATTGCAGAAAAGTAAAACTAGGAGCCTGGCAAACTAGGACATTTTAAGAAAACAGGAAGAACAGGATCAAATTGTCTCATGAGACAGCTCAAATATTACTTGCTCATTAGATGCTCTTTATGAATATCTATAAGATCAGATCTTTCAGCAGCCCATTCTGGTACAGATTTCATGCAGAACCCAAAGGAAGCAGCGAGACAGCTATTTTAAATATTAGTACTAGTGAAACAAGATTTCCCttaaaatatttctatatattttacatgAGCAGGTAACACGCTTAGACAAACTCCTCTGTGGCATGGCTAGtgctttctgtttattttaaaTCATACCTATATATTATAGCAAAACTGAATGGCATATACTTTTTTCAGCCTCCCGCTTGACACATATTTCTCATGTATTTTCTAGAAGATATCCTGGTTATATTCGCTGAAGATGATTGGGAGGCTCGTGCTGATTTTTCACAGGCAGATGTTCACAGGCAAATAGCAATTGTGCTGAAGACACCACCATATCATGATCTGCATATCACAGAACCAGCTTATGTGAGTGTGTTTCTACAGAGAATTACAGATGGGATACGCAGTGAAGGGATTCCGTTTGTTTACATGCCAAGAGTTAAAGGTAAGAGGGAAATAATTATGCAGTGATGTATGTTGATCTGTGTTACATACACATCTGACATGTCTCCAGAGTTTAAACAGTCAGTTTTCAGTTGCTTTTTTAGTGTTAGTTTGTTATTTATTGACTAATTCTCCTTCTTTACTGTTGACCAAGGAACTATAGTGGATGAAATACATTTCCTATACAGCTTATATTTTGTTCATCCTCTGTACTTGGAGATCAGGGCTGCACTTATGGGTCTTGGAGTAGTTCTTAAGTAGTGCTACTTAAATTTTATTATTCTTTTGCACTATTTAAAATTATACAGTTCTGCTGATCCCCAGCCAGTCCTTAGGCCTTAggacattttaagtacacagaggcccaaacagccctccactgtatatggcatcttacagcagcccctcttgcatttgccaggatctgcagattgccagttcaggcgTGCCCTAACATTTAGCTAATAGTTTGGTGGTCCACATGCTGGCCTCTGTACCACTACAGTTATCCAAGAAGGGCTTATAGTTCCAGGGCTCCTGGATAAGCCTTGAGAGGAACACTGGGGTTGGTGAACTAAACAGGCAAAAGACCCTAAAGTTTGCAGTGTAACCTGGGCTGGGTTATAAATCCATGCACACATCCATGTAAGGAAGCCTAGCTCCAAACGTGAGGGTAGATTCCCACACTTCATTAGTCTTTCCCTAATATTCTCACATTTAGGTGGACTATATTTTAGATTTAATGCACTCAcaattaaaaatacatgtttaatCCACCAGGGCTCATCATCAGTATGTAAGACATATGGAATTGATTGTGAAATGGtaatagtacatatatatatatatatatataaaaaatatatataaaatatatatgtgtgtgtgtcttttttattttaccgGTCAGATCCCAACTGTGTGCACTCAAAGAGGACATATCGGGACTCTTTGCAACTCAGCGATATAGGAGATCCTGGTAAGTTTTTgtgcaatacattttaatttgcaATAAAACACAATGAAAGGAGAAAAATAAGAAGGGGAGAAGGAGGAGACAGTAGTATTACTGGTTGGCTAAATAGCTGGAGAGAAAATTGGTTGCTACTTGGAGTTCTCACTTTAATATCAGCAAGCTGTAAATCAGAATTTTAGGTATCACTCAGGAGCCCAGCAATTGTTATGACTAATTTCCATTATGGTTTACACTTAGATCCACATGGGATTAAAATGAAGAAAAGGAAAGTAAAGCCCTGTTATGCAGATCATTTAAACTCTTCATACCCAGGTGAGTGTTGCTTACATAtcatatacctatatataccacATATGAATCAAGCATCTATATATATCATGCATTTTATTCAGGCAGGGGGTTGCCATACACTTTTTTCTTAATAcgaatatatttttataccacAGATATACTAGTGCTGTGTTCATTTTGGGACCATCCTATATATTCAACCAGAACATTATTATAACCACTGGCTACTATTAAACAGTTAGCTATATGTGTTACCATTCTATTCTTTGAATTGATTTTTTAAACCTTCCAAATTAAAATtcagcttttctagtgcagagagcacagttGCAGTGTGGCCCCCCTAGACCCATACAGACACCAAAGAGTTTAGCACTTGGATGTATAAAGGGGAGGTGGA from Xenopus tropicalis strain Nigerian chromosome 8, UCB_Xtro_10.0, whole genome shotgun sequence encodes:
- the relb gene encoding transcription factor RelB isoform X1, translated to MREEGRAETSFLSQQLGTTIEDVMDLINSDMPVMPSTSSTLFACEETPSDMLSTVTVSHCVPREQCPSTSWASQRESPYPELKITEQPKQRGMRFRYQCEGRSAGSILGTQSTEHNKTLPEIEVINCDGLEKICVTVCLVWKDPPHRVHPHGLVGKDCHDGICQVTLHPQNDVAKHSFSNLGIQCVRKKEIDSSVNHRLKLNIDPYKAGKWRLHEEVDLNVVRLCFQASCTGPGFQYEIAPVLSEPIYDKKSTNTSELKISRMNRESGRCEGGEEVYILCDKVQKEDILVIFAEDDWEARADFSQADVHRQIAIVLKTPPYHDLHITEPAYVSVFLQRITDGIRSEGIPFVYMPRVKDPNCVHSKRTYRDSLQLSDIGDPDPHGIKMKKRKVKPCYADHLNSSYPDVPLLDSLNCNDGYHTLPLMDNDEGAVNFLSEDPADFLGLLAHESYPNNFLDMYSNPFLTEQVNGLTAHLVGSSLALTDEEQNLPDCAFNDSDCRR
- the relb gene encoding transcription factor RelB isoform X3, encoding MDLINSDMPVMPSTSSTLFACEETPSDMLSTVTVSHCVPREQCPSTSWASQRESPYPELKITEQPKQRGMRFRYQCEGRSAGSILGTQSTEHNKTLPEIEVINCDGLEKICVTVCLVWKDPPHRVHPHGLVGKDCHDGICQVTLHPQNDVAKHSFSNLGIQCVRKKEIDSSVNHRLKLNIDPYKAGKWRLHEEVDLNVVRLCFQASCTGPGFQYEIAPVLSEPIYDKKSTNTSELKISRMNRESGRCEGGEEVYILCDKVQKEDILVIFAEDDWEARADFSQADVHRQIAIVLKTPPYHDLHITEPAYVSVFLQRITDGIRSEGIPFVYMPRVKDPNCVHSKRTYRDSLQLSDIGDPDPHGIKMKKRKVKPCYADHLNSSYPDVPLLDSLNCNDGYHTLPLMDNDEGAVNFLSEDPADFLGLLAHESYPNNFLDMYSNPFLTEQVNGLTAHLVGSSLALTDEEQNLPDCAFNDSDCRR
- the relb gene encoding transcription factor RelB isoform X2, producing the protein MREEGRAEDVMDLINSDMPVMPSTSSTLFACEETPSDMLSTVTVSHCVPREQCPSTSWASQRESPYPELKITEQPKQRGMRFRYQCEGRSAGSILGTQSTEHNKTLPEIEVINCDGLEKICVTVCLVWKDPPHRVHPHGLVGKDCHDGICQVTLHPQNDVAKHSFSNLGIQCVRKKEIDSSVNHRLKLNIDPYKAGKWRLHEEVDLNVVRLCFQASCTGPGFQYEIAPVLSEPIYDKKSTNTSELKISRMNRESGRCEGGEEVYILCDKVQKEDILVIFAEDDWEARADFSQADVHRQIAIVLKTPPYHDLHITEPAYVSVFLQRITDGIRSEGIPFVYMPRVKDPNCVHSKRTYRDSLQLSDIGDPDPHGIKMKKRKVKPCYADHLNSSYPDVPLLDSLNCNDGYHTLPLMDNDEGAVNFLSEDPADFLGLLAHESYPNNFLDMYSNPFLTEQVNGLTAHLVGSSLALTDEEQNLPDCAFNDSDCRR